In Streptomyces canus, one DNA window encodes the following:
- a CDS encoding DUF2752 domain-containing protein encodes MNTAGSSEARAEGAAASGTAPAVPRSSVRRSPLRHPAAAPSAVLAAGAAGAVYLYRTDPHDPGHLLPQCPFRMLTGLLCPACGGTRMVYDLMHGHFTEAWLDNRALLLASPYALILLGRWAWEGLRGRRWRPTLSPRAQVVVLAVAVAWTVVRNIV; translated from the coding sequence ATGAACACGGCCGGATCCTCCGAAGCTAGGGCGGAGGGCGCCGCGGCCTCCGGCACCGCTCCGGCGGTGCCCCGTTCCTCCGTGCGGCGCTCCCCGCTCCGCCACCCCGCGGCGGCACCCTCGGCGGTGCTCGCCGCGGGAGCCGCCGGTGCCGTGTACCTCTACCGCACCGACCCGCACGACCCCGGCCACCTCCTGCCGCAGTGCCCGTTCCGCATGCTCACCGGCCTGCTCTGTCCGGCCTGCGGCGGCACCCGCATGGTGTACGACCTGATGCACGGTCACTTCACCGAGGCGTGGCTGGACAACCGGGCTCTGCTGCTCGCCTCGCCGTACGCCCTGATCCTGCTGGGCCGTTGGGCGTGGGAGGGCCTGCGCGGCCGCCGCTGGCGCCCCACGCTGAGCCCCCGGGCGCAGGTGGTCGTCCTCGCGGTGGCCGTGGCCTGGACGGTGGTCCGCAACATCGTGTGA